The Dyella caseinilytica genome has a window encoding:
- a CDS encoding integration host factor subunit beta, which produces MQRGGGSPPRLVPRHGHWGPMTKSELIEALARRQTHLAFSDVELAVKNVIEQMSQALSTGERIEVRGFGSFALHYRPPRMGRNPKTGDAVALPGKHVPHFKPGKELRERVNMHLEQQQEG; this is translated from the coding sequence CTGCAGCGGGGCGGCGGTTCGCCGCCCCGCCTCGTTCCACGTCACGGACATTGGGGACCCATGACCAAATCCGAGTTGATTGAGGCGCTGGCTAGGCGCCAAACCCATCTTGCGTTTAGCGACGTTGAGCTGGCGGTCAAAAACGTGATCGAACAGATGAGCCAGGCTTTATCTACTGGCGAGCGTATCGAGGTGCGTGGTTTTGGCAGCTTTGCCTTGCATTACCGGCCGCCGCGTATGGGTCGCAACCCCAAGACTGGCGATGCCGTGGCTTTGCCCGGCAAGCATGTGCCGCACTTCAAGCCCGGCAAGGAGCTTAGAGAGCGCGTTAACATGCATCTGGAACAACAGCAGGAAGGCTGA
- a CDS encoding TetR/AcrR family transcriptional regulator, whose product MPRAVTHHEPKQQRSRDTLERLLAATLKMLEEEGLDGATVPKIAKAAKVAPASVYRRFVDKEALLRATFLHVLSQSNDMNRDAIAKAVQCETLEATVARVISALFEQYRHHPRFLRALVRFMDNDKDEAFVREARLHIAENINVIVDALLPFSAAIRHPSPRRALQFALLSAGSAMEAYALDSNSLWHTVLPLSGKELKAELTRGLVAYLQQAG is encoded by the coding sequence ATGCCTAGAGCTGTTACGCACCACGAACCCAAGCAGCAGCGCAGCCGGGACACCCTGGAGCGCTTGCTTGCAGCCACCCTGAAGATGCTGGAAGAAGAGGGGCTGGATGGCGCTACCGTTCCAAAGATCGCCAAGGCTGCCAAGGTGGCACCGGCCAGTGTCTATCGCCGGTTCGTAGACAAGGAAGCACTTCTGCGTGCCACCTTCCTGCACGTCCTTAGCCAAAGCAACGACATGAATCGCGACGCCATCGCCAAGGCGGTGCAATGCGAGACCTTGGAAGCCACCGTGGCGAGGGTGATCAGTGCCCTGTTTGAGCAATACCGACATCATCCGCGTTTCTTGCGGGCCCTGGTGCGATTCATGGACAACGACAAGGACGAGGCATTCGTCAGGGAGGCGCGGCTACATATTGCCGAAAACATCAACGTGATCGTCGACGCACTACTGCCTTTCAGTGCAGCGATTCGGCATCCATCTCCGCGTCGGGCGCTACAGTTTGCGTTGCTTTCGGCGGGTAGCGCCATGGAAGCTTATGCGCTCGACAGCAACTCGTTATGGCATACCGTGCTGCCGCTCTCCGGGAAGGAACTCAAGGCCGAGTTGACGCGCGGCTTGGTGGCGTATTTGCAGCAAGCTGGATGA
- a CDS encoding LysR family transcriptional regulator, with amino-acid sequence MFDFRQLRYFIAVAEELSFTRAAQRLHLSQPPLSQQIQALEHDLGIRLLERDKRNVTLTEPGKLFLEHARQILAMADDARIQVAEAAAGYSGHLRLAYTVSVSFHPALPQILIRMGQNAPNVRIWLSEMYTEPQFAAIRQGQIDVGLVRDVPNHEDDAYALRIDVIDREPLLLALPEGHRLASRKQLELAEVAGEPFVIQPRELAATLYDRLVRLAAKAGFHPVVRQQAQQLNGLLALVAAGIGMALVPASMQAVKLAGVSYVPLADPDAYLLLAVASRAESPSPVVSQFLETVADAKASLGL; translated from the coding sequence ATGTTTGATTTTCGCCAACTGCGTTACTTCATCGCCGTCGCCGAGGAGCTGAGCTTCACCCGCGCGGCACAGCGCCTGCACCTTTCGCAGCCGCCGCTCTCCCAGCAAATCCAGGCACTTGAGCACGACCTGGGTATCCGCCTGCTGGAACGCGACAAGCGCAATGTCACCCTTACCGAGCCCGGCAAGCTGTTCCTGGAACATGCCCGGCAGATCCTGGCCATGGCCGATGACGCCCGCATCCAGGTGGCCGAGGCTGCGGCCGGATACAGCGGCCATCTGCGGCTGGCCTATACGGTTTCGGTGTCGTTCCATCCTGCCCTGCCCCAAATTTTGATCCGGATGGGCCAGAACGCGCCCAATGTCCGGATCTGGCTGAGCGAGATGTATACCGAGCCCCAGTTTGCCGCGATCCGCCAGGGCCAGATCGATGTCGGCCTGGTGCGCGATGTGCCCAATCACGAAGATGACGCATACGCCTTGCGGATAGACGTGATCGACCGCGAACCGCTGCTGCTCGCCCTGCCTGAAGGTCATCGCCTGGCCAGCCGCAAGCAACTGGAACTGGCCGAGGTGGCTGGGGAGCCGTTCGTGATCCAGCCGCGCGAGCTAGCCGCAACGCTATACGATCGCCTGGTCCGGCTGGCCGCCAAAGCCGGATTCCATCCTGTGGTTCGCCAGCAGGCCCAGCAGCTCAACGGTTTGCTGGCGCTGGTCGCGGCCGGTATCGGCATGGCTTTGGTGCCAGCGAGCATGCAGGCCGTCAAACTGGCAGGTGTCAGCTACGTGCCCCTGGCCGATCCGGATGCCTATCTCCTGCTTGCAGTAGCCAGCCGGGCCGAAAGCCCCTCGCCGGTGGTTTCGCAGTTTCTCGAAACGGTCGCCGACGCCAAGGCTTCCCTGGGCTTGTGA
- a CDS encoding lipopolysaccharide assembly protein LapA domain-containing protein has translation MRLIVMLLLLLFIAGGVVLGALNADLIGYDLGFARVQVPKGAALLAVLALGWILGGLTAWLGVTTRHRRERRRAEKAVGTKASKTP, from the coding sequence ATGCGACTGATCGTCATGCTGCTATTGCTGTTGTTCATCGCCGGGGGAGTAGTACTCGGGGCGCTTAATGCGGACCTCATCGGGTACGACCTTGGCTTTGCGCGTGTCCAGGTGCCAAAAGGCGCTGCCTTGCTGGCGGTGCTTGCACTGGGCTGGATTCTGGGTGGTCTGACCGCCTGGCTAGGTGTCACTACGCGGCATCGGCGCGAGCGACGACGCGCTGAAAAGGCCGTGGGCACGAAGGCATCGAAAACCCCATGA
- the rpsA gene encoding 30S ribosomal protein S1 — translation MTESFAELFEQSQQAISKLKPGAIVTGIVVEIRNDVVVINAGLKSEGIVPIEQFKDEKGELEVQVGDEVKVALDALEDGFGETKLSREKAKRSMVWDDLEQAFDKEETITGMISGKVKGGFTVDIKDVRAFLPGSLVDVRPVRDPVYLEGKALEFKIIKLDRKRNNVVVSRRAVVETEFSEEREKLLERLTEGAVVKGTVKNLTDYGAFVDLGGIDGLLHITDMAWKRVRHPSEVVNVGDELDVRVLKYDRERNRVSLGLKQLGDDPWVNISRRYPVGSRLFGKVSNVTDYGCFVEIEPGVEGLVHVSEMDWTNKNVNPAKVVQVGDETEVMVLDVDEERRRISLGIKQTRSNPWEAFAAMHKKNDKVSGQIKSITDFGIFIGLDGGIDGLVHLSDISWQASGEDLVRNFKKGDEIEAVVLAVDPERERISLGIKQMEQDPFGHFMAVHTRGTIVNGTVKEVDAKGAVIDLGDGVEGYLRASDIAKERIDDATQHLKVGDKVEAKFTGMDRKGRQLSLSIRAKDEEELQDAMAEYSSASGGTTKLGALLKEQLNKAD, via the coding sequence ATGACTGAAAGTTTTGCCGAGCTGTTTGAACAGAGCCAACAGGCCATCTCCAAGCTGAAGCCGGGCGCCATCGTCACGGGTATCGTTGTGGAAATCCGCAACGACGTCGTCGTGATCAACGCCGGCCTGAAGAGCGAAGGCATCGTCCCGATCGAGCAGTTCAAGGACGAGAAGGGCGAGTTGGAAGTGCAGGTGGGTGACGAGGTGAAGGTTGCCCTCGATGCACTCGAAGACGGTTTCGGCGAGACCAAGCTGTCCCGCGAGAAAGCCAAGCGTTCGATGGTGTGGGACGACCTCGAGCAGGCGTTCGACAAGGAAGAGACCATCACCGGCATGATCTCCGGCAAGGTCAAGGGTGGCTTCACGGTCGACATCAAGGACGTCCGCGCATTCCTGCCGGGCTCGCTGGTTGATGTGCGTCCCGTGCGCGATCCGGTTTACCTCGAGGGCAAGGCGCTCGAGTTCAAGATCATCAAGCTGGACCGCAAGCGCAACAACGTTGTCGTCAGCCGCCGCGCCGTCGTCGAGACCGAGTTCTCCGAAGAGCGCGAGAAGCTGCTGGAACGCCTGACCGAAGGCGCAGTGGTCAAGGGTACGGTCAAGAACCTCACCGACTACGGCGCGTTCGTGGATCTGGGCGGTATCGACGGCCTGTTGCACATCACCGACATGGCGTGGAAGCGCGTGCGTCATCCGTCCGAAGTCGTCAACGTTGGCGACGAGCTGGATGTTCGCGTGCTGAAGTACGACCGCGAGCGCAACCGCGTGTCCCTGGGCCTGAAGCAGCTGGGCGACGATCCGTGGGTCAACATCTCGCGTCGTTACCCGGTCGGCAGCCGTCTGTTCGGCAAGGTCTCCAACGTCACCGATTACGGTTGCTTCGTTGAGATCGAGCCGGGCGTCGAAGGTCTGGTCCACGTGTCCGAAATGGATTGGACCAACAAGAACGTCAATCCGGCCAAGGTTGTGCAGGTTGGTGACGAGACCGAAGTGATGGTGCTGGACGTGGATGAAGAGCGTCGCCGCATCTCGCTGGGTATCAAGCAGACGCGTTCCAATCCGTGGGAAGCGTTCGCAGCGATGCACAAGAAGAACGACAAGGTGTCCGGTCAGATCAAGTCGATCACCGACTTCGGCATCTTCATCGGTCTGGACGGTGGCATCGACGGTCTGGTTCACCTGTCCGACATCTCCTGGCAGGCTTCCGGCGAAGACCTCGTTCGCAACTTCAAGAAGGGCGACGAGATCGAAGCCGTGGTGCTCGCCGTTGATCCGGAGCGCGAGCGCATCTCGCTCGGCATCAAGCAGATGGAACAGGATCCGTTCGGCCACTTCATGGCCGTCCATACGCGCGGCACCATCGTCAACGGTACCGTGAAGGAAGTGGACGCCAAGGGTGCGGTGATCGACCTGGGCGACGGCGTCGAGGGTTACCTCCGCGCCAGCGATATCGCCAAGGAGCGCATCGACGATGCCACTCAGCATCTGAAGGTGGGTGACAAGGTCGAAGCCAAGTTCACCGGGATGGACCGTAAGGGCCGTCAGCTGTCGCTGTCGATCCGCGCCAAGGACGAGGAAGAGCTGCAAGACGCCATGGCCGAGTATTCGTCCGCGTCGGGTGGCACGACCAAGCTTGGTGCGCTGCTGAAAGAGCAGCTCAACAAGGCTGATTGA
- the lapB gene encoding lipopolysaccharide assembly protein LapB, whose amino-acid sequence MSALYPLLALLIPAAFLSGWWTARRAGVRRSGVQVSELSSDYFRGLNYLLNEEQDKAIEVFLKLAEYNRDTVETHLALGNLFRRRGEVDRAIRLHQHLVSRPGLSEGMKTVALLELGEDYMRAGLLDRAEALFSDLVAMNAHAPSALRHLIAIYQHERDWHKAIEHARRLETMTGEEEVTNIAQFYCELAEQSRQHGARAEAREYLQHAFACQPDCVRAFMLTGRLHAEEGQHAEAVDIYERAVEADIAFVPEILPPLLDSYARSGQMERAEHFLRDILARYHGISPVLALTHLYQKRDGEKPAIEFLTSQLRQRPSVRGLMALIDATMDKIEGEARENFLILRDLTHKLLEGQAMYRCSHCGFGTKAHHWQCPSCKGWSTIRPIHGVANE is encoded by the coding sequence ATGAGCGCTCTCTATCCGCTGCTGGCTTTGCTTATACCGGCGGCTTTTCTAAGCGGCTGGTGGACAGCTCGGCGCGCTGGCGTGCGCCGCTCGGGTGTGCAGGTCAGCGAATTGTCCTCCGATTACTTCCGTGGCCTGAACTACCTACTCAACGAAGAACAGGACAAGGCCATCGAGGTGTTCCTCAAGCTGGCCGAATACAACCGCGACACCGTAGAAACGCACTTAGCGTTAGGTAATCTTTTTCGGCGGCGTGGTGAAGTGGATCGGGCTATTCGGCTGCATCAACATCTTGTTTCCAGGCCAGGCTTGTCCGAGGGGATGAAAACCGTCGCCCTGCTGGAACTGGGGGAAGACTACATGCGTGCCGGTCTGCTCGATCGCGCTGAAGCGCTGTTCTCGGATCTGGTGGCGATGAATGCGCACGCGCCATCGGCCCTGCGTCACCTCATCGCGATCTATCAGCACGAACGCGATTGGCATAAAGCGATAGAGCACGCTCGCCGCCTTGAAACCATGACGGGTGAGGAAGAAGTCACCAACATCGCACAGTTCTATTGCGAACTGGCCGAGCAGTCGCGCCAGCATGGTGCGCGCGCCGAAGCGCGCGAATATCTGCAACACGCCTTCGCATGCCAGCCCGATTGCGTGCGCGCATTCATGCTGACGGGACGCCTGCATGCGGAAGAAGGGCAGCATGCCGAAGCTGTCGATATCTACGAGCGCGCCGTCGAAGCGGACATCGCCTTTGTGCCAGAAATTCTGCCGCCCTTGTTGGATAGCTATGCGCGCTCAGGGCAAATGGAGCGCGCTGAGCATTTTCTGCGCGATATCCTGGCTCGTTATCACGGTATTTCGCCCGTGTTGGCGTTGACGCATCTGTACCAGAAGCGCGACGGCGAAAAGCCGGCGATCGAGTTCCTTACGTCGCAACTGCGCCAACGTCCTTCGGTGCGCGGTCTGATGGCCCTGATTGACGCCACCATGGACAAGATCGAAGGTGAGGCGCGCGAGAACTTCCTCATTCTGCGCGATCTCACGCACAAGCTGCTCGAAGGGCAGGCGATGTATCGCTGCAGCCATTGTGGCTTCGGTACCAAAGCCCATCACTGGCAATGCCCAAGCTGTAAAGGCTGGAGCACGATCAGGCCGATTCATGGTGTCGCCAATGAGTGA
- a CDS encoding CPBP family intramembrane glutamic endopeptidase — protein sequence MIDLPTLQRLKRFSSESARLAFYRRGVIGTWIVTGVTVSLAPLDTLLVTPRHPGDLPWLDGRPLVFAPLVAVIALLFLWILWPSIKCLFDKGTRKTYLKAYRSSFIRFMLPVSRRERAWWVLLSVTAGACEELLYRGFLLQYLRGHLAEGPSLALLPAWLLSSLAFGIGHIYQGKQGVIETTTAGLVFGMLAILSGNLILPILIHIVVDLRILLIYNPAEDDPANAQALIRGFNPRSD from the coding sequence TTGATCGATCTGCCGACCCTGCAGCGCCTCAAGCGCTTCAGCAGCGAATCCGCGCGCCTGGCCTTTTATCGGCGCGGCGTCATTGGGACTTGGATAGTTACCGGGGTGACTGTATCGCTAGCGCCGCTCGACACGTTGCTGGTGACTCCACGGCATCCTGGCGATCTTCCTTGGCTGGATGGCCGGCCACTCGTCTTCGCGCCGCTTGTAGCGGTCATTGCCCTGCTCTTCCTCTGGATACTGTGGCCCAGCATCAAATGCCTGTTCGATAAAGGCACTCGCAAAACCTATCTCAAGGCCTACCGGTCGTCGTTCATTCGCTTCATGCTGCCCGTCTCCCGTCGGGAGCGAGCGTGGTGGGTGCTGTTGAGCGTAACGGCAGGTGCATGCGAGGAACTGCTGTACCGGGGCTTCCTGCTCCAATATCTGCGCGGGCATCTTGCAGAGGGCCCTTCCCTCGCTTTGCTGCCCGCCTGGCTGCTTAGTTCTCTGGCTTTCGGTATCGGGCATATCTACCAAGGCAAGCAAGGCGTGATCGAAACAACCACTGCAGGCCTGGTGTTCGGCATGCTCGCCATTCTCTCCGGAAACCTGATCCTGCCGATCCTGATACATATCGTGGTCGATCTGCGGATCTTGCTGATCTACAACCCTGCGGAAGATGATCCGGCGAATGCTCAAGCTCTCATCAGAGGCTTCAATCCCCGATCCGACTGA
- a CDS encoding NADPH-dependent 2,4-dienoyl-CoA reductase produces the protein MDYPHLFAPLPLGRITLPNRILMGSMHTGLEDKAADFDKLAAYFAERARGGVGLMVTGGIAPSIEGWLKPFGGRLTMPWHKPRHRKITHAVHAEGSRICMQILHAGRYGYHPLSVAPSKIKSPITPFTPRALSARGVERTINDFVRCAKLAQDAGYDGVEVMGSEGYLINQFIAARTNQRSDEWGGDATRRMRFPTEIVRRMRAAVGPDFIIIYRLSMLDLVEGGQDWQEIVTLAKAIEAAGASIINTGIGWHEARVPTIVTSVPRAGFAWVTKKLKGEVSIPLITTNRINMPEVAEQILAGGEADMVSMARPLLADPDWATKAKNGRSERINTCIACNQACLDHVFQNQRASCMVNPRACHETELQIAPTQTRKRIGVIGAGPAGLACATTLAERGHDVTLFDGACEIGGQFNYAKRIPGKEEFHETLRYFRNRLADVGVRMRLGEIADVASITASNFDDVVVATGITPRKVSFPGSNDPRVLSYLDILAHNKLVGHRVAIVGAGGIGFDVAEFLTEHAPSPTMDVERWTREWGVDMQLAQRGGLTSPQPEAPARQVWLLQRSEGRPGARLNKTTGWVHRATLKNKQVTMLGNVTYERFDDDGLHITVDGEAQVLPVNHVIICAGQQPNRALADALIAQGQRVHVIGGADVAAELDAKRAIAQGTRLAAAL, from the coding sequence ATGGATTACCCCCACCTCTTCGCTCCTCTCCCGCTGGGCCGCATCACCCTGCCCAACCGCATCCTGATGGGTTCGATGCACACCGGGCTGGAGGACAAAGCTGCCGACTTCGACAAGCTGGCCGCCTATTTCGCCGAACGCGCCCGCGGTGGCGTGGGCCTGATGGTGACCGGTGGCATCGCACCGAGCATCGAAGGCTGGCTCAAGCCATTTGGCGGCCGCCTGACTATGCCCTGGCACAAGCCGCGACACCGCAAGATCACCCATGCCGTGCATGCCGAAGGCAGCCGCATCTGCATGCAGATCCTGCACGCCGGACGCTATGGCTACCATCCGCTCTCGGTAGCACCGTCGAAGATCAAATCACCCATCACGCCGTTCACACCACGTGCGCTCAGTGCGCGCGGCGTCGAACGCACCATCAACGATTTCGTCCGCTGCGCGAAGCTCGCCCAAGATGCGGGCTACGACGGCGTCGAAGTGATGGGTTCGGAAGGCTATTTGATCAATCAGTTCATCGCCGCACGCACCAATCAGCGCAGTGATGAATGGGGTGGCGATGCAACACGACGGATGCGTTTTCCCACCGAAATCGTGCGTCGCATGCGCGCTGCGGTCGGTCCGGACTTCATCATCATCTATCGACTGTCGATGCTCGATCTGGTCGAAGGTGGACAGGACTGGCAGGAAATCGTGACGCTGGCCAAGGCTATCGAAGCGGCTGGCGCCAGCATCATCAACACCGGCATCGGCTGGCACGAGGCGCGCGTACCCACCATCGTCACCAGCGTGCCGCGTGCTGGCTTCGCTTGGGTGACGAAGAAGCTGAAAGGCGAAGTATCGATTCCGCTGATCACCACCAATCGCATCAACATGCCTGAGGTGGCTGAGCAGATTCTTGCCGGCGGCGAAGCTGACATGGTTTCGATGGCAAGACCGCTACTTGCTGATCCGGATTGGGCGACCAAGGCAAAAAACGGTCGCAGTGAGCGCATCAACACCTGCATCGCGTGCAATCAGGCTTGCCTTGATCACGTCTTCCAGAATCAACGCGCCAGTTGCATGGTCAATCCGCGCGCCTGCCATGAAACCGAACTGCAGATTGCCCCGACACAGACGCGCAAGCGTATCGGCGTCATCGGCGCTGGCCCTGCTGGTCTGGCTTGCGCAACGACGCTTGCCGAGCGCGGCCACGATGTGACGTTATTCGATGGCGCCTGCGAAATTGGTGGCCAATTCAATTACGCCAAGCGCATTCCCGGCAAGGAAGAGTTCCACGAAACACTACGCTACTTCCGCAATCGGCTCGCGGATGTCGGCGTGCGCATGCGTCTGGGCGAAATAGCCGATGTCGCCTCGATTACCGCGTCGAACTTCGACGACGTAGTCGTGGCAACCGGCATCACGCCGCGCAAAGTGAGCTTTCCGGGCAGCAACGATCCACGCGTATTGAGTTATCTCGACATCCTTGCCCACAACAAGCTGGTGGGACATCGCGTCGCCATCGTCGGCGCTGGCGGCATTGGTTTTGACGTGGCCGAATTCCTGACCGAACACGCACCTTCGCCCACCATGGACGTGGAACGTTGGACGCGCGAATGGGGTGTCGACATGCAACTGGCGCAACGCGGTGGCTTGACCTCGCCACAACCGGAAGCACCGGCGAGGCAAGTGTGGTTGCTTCAACGCAGCGAAGGACGTCCCGGCGCACGCCTGAACAAGACCACCGGCTGGGTCCATCGCGCCACACTGAAGAACAAGCAAGTCACGATGCTCGGCAACGTCACCTACGAACGCTTTGACGATGACGGCTTGCACATCACGGTGGATGGCGAAGCTCAGGTCCTTCCCGTCAATCACGTGATCATTTGTGCCGGCCAGCAGCCAAACCGGGCGCTGGCCGATGCACTGATCGCCCAGGGACAACGCGTGCATGTGATTGGCGGGGCTGACGTAGCGGCCGAACTGGACGCCAAACGCGCCATCGCTCAAGGCACACGACTGGCTGCAGCGCTTTAA
- a CDS encoding glycosyltransferase family 4 protein, translating into MSDAVVASLAPIAFAVLIAFLIALCAVRTAIAYAHRRGMYDQPGQRRSHKIPTPRGGGIGIIVSVVITVPTCLLYMQPAWPRTIALALLVAVLLVAWIGWWDDHSPLPALPRFGVQILATALFSVALIASGLSWLWLPLLVLAGAWSINLHNFMDGIDGLLAQQGVFVACGLALLAALADQTALAAGSACVAAACLGFWCYNRSPARIFMGDVGSGSIGLLLFALTAMLWRVETWLLWPALILSSAFVTDATLTLLNRVLGGRRWYTAHREHLYQWIVRRGHTHAAGAAWYGGWNLLVATPLAALAWKRPGLGLIACIVTYAIGAAIWLITKRRMIRRDRYKVHHVDT; encoded by the coding sequence ATGAGTGATGCCGTCGTGGCCAGTCTCGCCCCGATCGCGTTCGCCGTTCTGATTGCTTTCCTGATTGCCTTGTGCGCGGTTCGCACAGCCATCGCTTACGCGCATCGCCGGGGCATGTACGACCAGCCGGGGCAACGCCGATCCCACAAGATCCCCACGCCGCGTGGAGGTGGTATCGGCATCATCGTATCCGTGGTGATCACGGTGCCAACATGCTTGTTGTATATGCAGCCTGCATGGCCTCGCACCATTGCGTTGGCTTTGCTGGTGGCGGTGTTGCTGGTGGCATGGATCGGGTGGTGGGACGACCACAGCCCCCTGCCTGCGTTGCCGCGATTCGGGGTGCAAATTCTTGCGACGGCACTTTTCTCAGTGGCCTTGATCGCTAGCGGGTTGAGCTGGCTGTGGCTGCCGTTGCTGGTGCTTGCCGGGGCGTGGAGTATCAATCTGCATAACTTCATGGATGGCATCGACGGCTTGCTGGCTCAGCAAGGCGTATTCGTCGCCTGTGGCCTGGCGCTGCTCGCGGCGCTGGCCGACCAGACCGCCCTGGCTGCTGGGTCGGCGTGCGTCGCGGCGGCCTGCCTGGGCTTCTGGTGTTACAACCGCTCGCCGGCCCGGATTTTCATGGGGGACGTAGGCAGCGGCAGTATCGGATTGCTGCTTTTTGCCCTGACCGCCATGCTCTGGCGCGTTGAGACGTGGCTGCTATGGCCCGCTCTGATCCTCAGTTCAGCTTTTGTGACGGATGCGACCCTTACTCTGCTCAACCGAGTCCTGGGTGGGCGTCGCTGGTACACTGCGCATCGCGAACATCTTTATCAATGGATTGTGCGCAGGGGCCATACACATGCCGCAGGGGCGGCGTGGTATGGGGGATGGAATCTGCTAGTGGCAACTCCACTGGCGGCGCTGGCATGGAAAAGGCCAGGGTTGGGGCTAATAGCCTGCATCGTCACCTACGCGATCGGTGCGGCGATATGGCTGATAACCAAACGCCGCATGATTCGCCGAGATCGATACAAGGTTCATCATGTCGATACGTAA
- the greA gene encoding transcription elongation factor GreA, translating into MSRAPITKVGSERLRGELDHLKSVKRPKVIADIAEARAHGDLKENAEYHAAREQQSFIEGRIAELEAALSTAEVIDVSRLAAGNKVVFGATVALEDEDSGESVTYQIVGDLEADIKQRLIAVSSPIARALIGKSAGDSFEFKAPNGVKRYEITGVSYE; encoded by the coding sequence ATGAGTCGCGCCCCCATCACCAAAGTTGGTTCAGAGCGTTTGCGGGGTGAATTGGATCACCTCAAATCGGTCAAGCGCCCGAAGGTCATCGCGGACATCGCCGAGGCACGTGCTCATGGCGATCTGAAGGAAAACGCGGAATACCACGCCGCGCGTGAGCAGCAGAGCTTTATCGAAGGCCGCATTGCCGAGCTGGAAGCGGCGCTGTCCACCGCGGAAGTGATCGATGTCTCGCGGCTTGCTGCGGGCAACAAGGTGGTCTTTGGCGCCACAGTTGCACTGGAAGATGAAGACAGTGGCGAGTCGGTGACCTATCAGATCGTGGGCGACCTGGAAGCCGACATCAAGCAGCGCCTGATTGCGGTGTCCTCGCCCATTGCTCGCGCCTTGATCGGCAAGAGCGCAGGCGACAGTTTCGAGTTCAAGGCGCCCAACGGCGTCAAGCGCTACGAAATCACGGGCGTCAGCTACGAGTGA
- the cmk gene encoding (d)CMP kinase, producing MQTRPPAPVLTIDGPSGSGKGTISRLVAEHLGWRLLDSGALYRAVGYAAGAAGLDLSDAEAVTRCAESTRIHFRAAPNDGETRVIVNGHDATDELRTETAGAAASAIASIPSVRKALVDLQLSFRKAPGLVADGRDMGTVIFPDAPFKVFLTASAAERAKRRYKQLKEKGLSVTLASLQSEIEARDTRDASRAVAPLKPAADALLVDTTGMGIEDVVAKVLAVVKP from the coding sequence ATGCAAACACGTCCGCCTGCGCCCGTACTCACCATCGACGGACCATCCGGATCTGGCAAAGGCACCATCAGCCGGCTGGTCGCCGAACATCTTGGCTGGCGGTTACTGGATTCGGGGGCGCTTTACCGTGCCGTGGGCTATGCGGCAGGGGCGGCCGGACTGGATCTGTCCGATGCCGAAGCAGTCACCCGCTGCGCCGAATCCACCCGAATCCACTTCCGGGCGGCGCCTAATGATGGCGAAACGCGGGTAATCGTCAATGGCCATGATGCCACGGATGAGCTGCGGACCGAGACCGCCGGGGCGGCAGCGTCCGCGATTGCATCGATCCCTTCCGTCCGCAAAGCCTTGGTAGACCTGCAGTTGAGCTTCCGCAAGGCGCCCGGGCTGGTGGCCGACGGGCGGGACATGGGGACGGTGATCTTTCCCGATGCACCGTTCAAAGTGTTCCTGACCGCCAGCGCCGCCGAAAGGGCAAAAAGACGCTATAAGCAGTTGAAGGAAAAGGGACTGAGCGTTACACTTGCATCCCTTCAGAGCGAAATTGAAGCGCGTGACACCCGCGATGCCTCGCGAGCTGTTGCGCCGCTCAAGCCCGCCGCCGATGCACTGCTGGTCGATACCACCGGCATGGGGATCGAAGACGTGGTCGCTAAAGTTCTGGCCGTCGTGAAGCCGTAA
- the ykgO gene encoding type B 50S ribosomal protein L36: protein MKVLSSLKSAKQRHRDCKVVRRRGKVFVICKSNPRFKARQR, encoded by the coding sequence GTGAAGGTGCTTTCCTCTTTGAAGTCCGCCAAGCAGCGGCACCGTGACTGCAAGGTTGTGCGCCGTCGCGGCAAAGTGTTCGTGATCTGCAAGAGCAACCCGCGCTTCAAGGCGCGTCAGCGTTGA
- a CDS encoding acyl-CoA-binding protein: MNDLQREFEQAAADIKQLLHERPDNDTLLRLYALYKQGNGGDVHGCDPGFFDFIGTAKKEAWTLLKGMSQDEARRQYIALVRQLLT; encoded by the coding sequence ATGAATGATCTCCAACGCGAGTTCGAGCAAGCCGCTGCGGACATCAAACAACTACTGCACGAACGCCCGGACAACGACACGCTGCTAAGGCTTTACGCGCTCTACAAGCAGGGCAACGGTGGCGATGTCCATGGCTGCGATCCAGGTTTCTTCGATTTCATAGGTACCGCCAAGAAGGAAGCCTGGACGTTGTTGAAAGGCATGTCGCAGGACGAAGCCCGGCGGCAATACATTGCACTGGTACGACAATTGCTGACCTGA